A single genomic interval of Selenobaculum gibii harbors:
- a CDS encoding manganese efflux pump MntP, with the protein MTDLELFIMSVALGMDLFSIAIPIGMNRLKKRVIIKASIVFATFHITMLLSGCYIGGFLGKLIDRFGAESGLSVLMLGDWAGAITGVVLAGLGVKMIRESLVTQNIGHVQCNNPLTGMTLIVLAFSVSIDALAIGFGIGMIDVNLIKLNIILGSVIFIISLIGLNIGRQAGRFLGEYAERIGGFALILLGGQILWNLLG; encoded by the coding sequence TTGACTGATCTTGAATTGTTTATTATGAGTGTGGCTTTGGGGATGGATTTATTTTCTATAGCAATTCCAATAGGGATGAATAGACTAAAAAAACGTGTCATAATAAAAGCAAGTATAGTCTTTGCAACCTTTCATATCACTATGTTGCTATCTGGCTGCTACATTGGGGGGTTTTTAGGAAAATTAATTGATAGATTTGGGGCAGAAAGTGGCTTATCCGTATTGATGTTAGGAGATTGGGCTGGTGCGATTACAGGTGTTGTTTTAGCCGGATTAGGTGTGAAAATGATTCGGGAAAGTCTAGTCACTCAGAATATTGGGCATGTGCAATGTAATAATCCATTAACGGGAATGACCCTAATAGTCTTGGCCTTTAGTGTAAGTATAGATGCTTTAGCTATAGGCTTTGGGATAGGAATGATAGATGTCAATTTAATTAAGTTAAATATAATTTTAGGTAGTGTAATTTTTATTATTTCTCTTATTGGACTCAATATAGGGCGACAGGCAGGGCGATTTTTAGGTGAATATGCAGAACGAATCGGCGGATTTGCGCTTATTTTGTTGGGTGGACAGATTTTGTGGAATTTGTTAGGATAA
- the prfA gene encoding peptide chain release factor 1, which produces MLDKLQAVEDKYLQLESMISDPSIIADMPKWQKYSQEHASLGTIVEKFREYKEVCQGIDDAKEMFNEQLDDDFRKMVEAELSELKDRQEKLEAELPILLLPKDPNDDKNVIVEIRGGAGGDEAALFAGNLFRMYTRYAEIQGWRVEVLDANATELGGFKEVSFAIAGYGAYSKFKYESGVHRVQRVPTTESSGRIHTSTVTVAVLPEAEEVDVDIKQNELRIDTYCASGAGGQHVNRTESAVRITHLPTGIVVQCQDEKSQLKNKDKAMRVLRAKVLELAEEEQRSELAQNRKSQVGTGDRSERIRTYNFPQGRVTDHRIGLTLHKLDFILNGELEELINALITADQSEKLKQVN; this is translated from the coding sequence GTGCTTGATAAATTACAGGCAGTTGAAGATAAATATTTACAATTAGAATCTATGATTAGTGATCCGTCAATTATTGCGGATATGCCGAAATGGCAAAAGTACAGCCAAGAGCATGCAAGCCTTGGAACTATTGTAGAAAAATTTCGTGAATATAAAGAAGTCTGTCAAGGAATTGACGATGCAAAAGAAATGTTTAATGAACAATTGGATGATGATTTTCGCAAAATGGTAGAAGCGGAATTATCGGAGCTGAAAGATCGTCAAGAAAAATTAGAAGCGGAATTGCCAATTTTGCTTTTACCAAAAGATCCGAATGACGATAAAAACGTTATCGTTGAAATTCGCGGTGGTGCTGGCGGGGATGAAGCGGCGCTATTTGCCGGAAATCTATTTAGAATGTATACTCGTTATGCAGAAATTCAAGGTTGGCGTGTAGAAGTTCTCGATGCGAATGCTACAGAACTCGGTGGGTTCAAAGAAGTATCTTTTGCTATTGCAGGCTATGGTGCTTATAGCAAATTTAAATATGAAAGTGGTGTGCATCGAGTACAGCGTGTGCCAACAACTGAATCGAGCGGACGCATTCACACTTCGACAGTTACCGTTGCTGTATTGCCAGAAGCGGAAGAAGTTGATGTAGATATTAAGCAAAATGAGCTTAGAATTGATACGTATTGCGCGAGTGGTGCAGGTGGTCAGCATGTCAATCGAACGGAATCCGCAGTGAGGATTACGCATTTGCCGACGGGAATCGTTGTACAATGTCAAGATGAGAAATCGCAGCTTAAAAATAAGGATAAGGCTATGCGTGTGTTAAGAGCGAAAGTATTGGAACTTGCCGAAGAAGAACAACGCAGTGAACTTGCCCAAAATCGTAAGAGTCAAGTAGGGACAGGCGATCGCAGTGAACGTATTCGTACGTATAACTTCCCACAAGGGCGAGTAACTGACCATCGTATTGGACTTACCCTTCATAAATTAGACTTTATCTTGAATGGTGAATTAGAAGAATTAATCAACGCTCTGATTACAGCCGATCAGAGTGAAAAGTTGAAGCAGGTTAATTAA
- a CDS encoding low molecular weight protein arginine phosphatase: MVKVLFVCTGNTCRSPMAETLLREKISNQHLDDKIIVKSAGLAVSVGSVATSGARKAMLSKGLSLDHHVATQLTLPILEEADLILTMTKQHKLGILQAVPSIEGKVYSLAEYADSQIDIADPFGADEMTYQECAQQISQLIERLWDKICTFAEEK; this comes from the coding sequence ATGGTAAAAGTTTTATTTGTGTGTACGGGAAACACTTGCCGTAGCCCGATGGCGGAAACTTTGCTTAGAGAGAAAATAAGCAATCAGCATTTAGATGATAAAATCATTGTTAAATCAGCGGGATTAGCAGTTTCGGTAGGGTCTGTTGCTACAAGTGGGGCAAGAAAAGCGATGCTATCAAAAGGGTTATCTCTAGATCATCACGTAGCAACACAATTGACGTTGCCCATATTAGAAGAAGCGGATTTAATTTTAACGATGACAAAGCAGCATAAGCTAGGGATTTTGCAGGCTGTACCATCGATTGAGGGAAAAGTTTATTCTTTAGCTGAATATGCAGATAGCCAGATAGATATTGCCGATCCCTTTGGTGCAGATGAGATGACTTACCAAGAATGTGCGCAGCAGATTTCACAGTTGATTGAGAGATTATGGGATAAGATTTGTACTTTTGCAGAAGAAAAATAG
- a CDS encoding L-threonylcarbamoyladenylate synthase — METKLISSGDEEGLKLAASLLKSGNLVAFPTETVYGLGANGFDSEAVAHVYRAKGRSLSNPLSLLLADVSQIEKVVTDVSDKAKKLIKAFSPGPITFVLKRKNIVPNIVTNGKDTVGVRIPDHEIARKIIRLADIPIAAPSANTSGRPSPTSAVAVFDDLQGKISAVVDGGDCAVGIDSTIIDCTQEVLTVLRPGVITLEMLRQVVGAGSVQMKEDIIEQNHYAPSAPMFILEGAPNKIEDEMKSYIRKAVDEKKRLGIIASDELIAGISNDVLTYSYGTRGDMKAIAGNLYRALRFFDDHKVDVIYAEGIDKMGIGLAIMNRMYKASGYRIITL, encoded by the coding sequence ATGGAAACAAAATTGATTTCGTCAGGTGATGAGGAGGGGCTTAAGCTTGCAGCTAGTTTGTTAAAAAGCGGGAACTTGGTAGCCTTTCCAACGGAAACTGTATATGGTTTAGGGGCAAATGGATTTGATTCTGAAGCTGTGGCACATGTTTATCGCGCAAAGGGGCGGTCGTTGAGCAATCCACTATCGTTGCTTTTGGCAGATGTAAGTCAAATAGAAAAGGTAGTCACTGATGTGAGTGATAAGGCAAAAAAATTAATTAAGGCTTTTTCTCCAGGGCCGATTACTTTTGTCTTGAAACGTAAGAACATTGTGCCTAATATTGTAACGAATGGCAAGGATACCGTTGGAGTTCGTATTCCTGACCATGAAATTGCGCGGAAAATTATTCGCCTTGCGGATATCCCAATTGCTGCGCCAAGCGCAAATACATCGGGGCGACCGAGTCCGACTTCGGCTGTGGCAGTTTTCGATGATTTACAGGGGAAAATTAGTGCAGTTGTCGATGGAGGGGATTGTGCAGTTGGAATTGATTCGACAATTATTGACTGCACACAAGAGGTACTGACTGTTTTACGTCCTGGAGTGATTACGCTAGAAATGTTGCGTCAAGTAGTCGGTGCAGGATCGGTACAAATGAAAGAGGACATCATCGAGCAAAATCATTATGCGCCAAGCGCACCGATGTTTATTCTAGAGGGCGCACCGAATAAGATTGAAGATGAGATGAAAAGCTACATTAGAAAAGCGGTTGACGAGAAAAAACGGCTTGGGATAATTGCTAGTGATGAGCTTATTGCAGGGATTTCTAATGATGTGCTAACTTATTCTTATGGAACCCGTGGGGATATGAAAGCGATTGCAGGAAATCTTTATCGGGCTTTGCGATTTTTTGATGACCATAAAGTTGATGTAATTTATGCTGAAGGAATAGATAAAATGGGGATTGGTTTAGCAATTATGAATCGTATGTATAAAGCGAGTGGGTATAGAATTATTACGCTATAG
- the rpmE gene encoding 50S ribosomal protein L31 — MQQGIHPEFKEAKVICGCGNTFTTGSVKEELRVDVCSKCHPFFTGRQRDITAGGRIEKFNKRYAK, encoded by the coding sequence ATGCAACAAGGAATTCATCCAGAATTCAAAGAAGCAAAAGTTATTTGTGGATGCGGTAATACTTTTACAACAGGTTCCGTTAAAGAAGAACTTCGTGTAGATGTATGCTCCAAATGTCATCCTTTCTTTACTGGTCGTCAACGTGATATCACTGCTGGCGGACGTATTGAAAAATTCAATAAACGTTATGCGAAATAA
- a CDS encoding TIGR01440 family protein: MDLEEIRLQAKSALEELISIAGLKRGQILVIGCSTSEVIGSIIGTAGSKEVAAVLMKSFREICDTYGIYLAIQCCEHLNRALIVESEVAEKYQLEIVSVVPVAHAGGSLGQRAMEEFCDPVVVETISAHAGLDIGATLIGMHLKHVAVPVRLQIRQIGQAILIAARTRPKFIGGSRAVYKKFDDR, encoded by the coding sequence ATGGATCTAGAAGAAATTAGGCTGCAAGCTAAATCTGCATTGGAAGAATTAATTTCAATTGCAGGCTTGAAACGTGGACAAATTCTTGTAATTGGATGCAGCACCAGTGAGGTTATTGGATCGATCATTGGTACGGCTGGGTCGAAAGAAGTTGCAGCAGTTTTGATGAAAAGCTTTAGAGAAATTTGTGATACTTATGGAATTTATTTAGCGATACAATGTTGTGAACATTTGAACCGTGCACTCATTGTAGAAAGTGAAGTGGCTGAAAAATATCAGTTGGAAATCGTCAGTGTAGTTCCTGTTGCTCATGCGGGTGGATCATTGGGACAGAGGGCAATGGAGGAGTTTTGTGATCCTGTTGTTGTAGAGACGATCTCAGCTCACGCGGGACTCGACATTGGTGCGACTTTAATTGGGATGCATTTGAAGCACGTGGCAGTTCCGGTTCGCTTACAAATAAGACAAATTGGACAAGCTATACTTATCGCAGCACGAACGCGACCAAAATTTATCGGCGGCAGTCGTGCTGTATATAAAAAGTTTGATGATAGATGA
- the prmC gene encoding peptide chain release factor N(5)-glutamine methyltransferase — MTKQSEIWTIGSILKWTEQYFNDKGVESSRLDAEVLLSRVLGKERIYLYVHFDQPLQQMELGRFREMIKQRVKRIPVAYILGEKEFMGMDFSVSPAVLIPRPDTEILVENVIERLKELGNVHIVDIGTGSGAIAVSILANCLNVSGVAVDISSEALAVAKSNAIRHGVDMRLEFVKSDVYDSLSAGQFDAIISNPPYIPEKDIAGLEPEVKCEPYGALAGGKDGLDFYRRLIQEGIKFLKPNGFMAFEVGIYQAEDVADIGRETGAFNHFEIIKDYGNIDRVVIMKKQE, encoded by the coding sequence ATGACGAAGCAAAGTGAAATATGGACAATTGGCAGTATTTTAAAGTGGACAGAGCAGTACTTCAATGACAAAGGCGTCGAATCATCACGCCTTGACGCGGAAGTACTGCTTTCGCGTGTTTTAGGCAAGGAACGAATTTATTTATATGTACATTTTGATCAGCCGTTGCAACAAATGGAACTAGGTAGGTTTCGTGAAATGATAAAGCAGAGGGTAAAAAGAATCCCTGTGGCTTATATTCTAGGGGAAAAAGAATTTATGGGTATGGATTTTTCCGTGTCTCCAGCCGTTTTAATCCCTCGTCCTGATACTGAAATTTTAGTGGAAAATGTGATTGAACGTTTGAAAGAACTAGGAAATGTACATATTGTTGATATCGGAACAGGAAGTGGCGCAATTGCGGTATCTATTTTAGCGAACTGCTTAAATGTTAGTGGAGTTGCTGTTGATATTTCTTCGGAAGCATTAGCGGTAGCAAAATCAAATGCAATCAGGCATGGCGTAGATATGCGCCTTGAGTTTGTAAAAAGTGATGTTTACGATAGTTTATCAGCTGGACAATTTGATGCAATTATTTCAAATCCTCCTTATATTCCCGAGAAGGATATCGCTGGGTTAGAGCCAGAAGTAAAATGTGAACCATATGGTGCTTTAGCTGGTGGAAAGGATGGATTAGATTTTTATCGCCGCCTTATTCAAGAGGGGATAAAATTTTTGAAACCAAATGGGTTTATGGCCTTTGAAGTCGGCATTTATCAGGCGGAGGATGTTGCTGATATAGGCAGAGAAACCGGTGCGTTTAATCATTTTGAAATAATAAAAGATTATGGCAATATTGACCGTGTTGTCATAATGAAAAAGCAGGAGTAA
- the glyA gene encoding serine hydroxymethyltransferase — translation MSILDTLATVDPEISQAIDNELNRQRNKLELIASENIVSKAVMEAQGSVLTNKYAEGYPGKRYYGGCECVDVVEELAIARAKELFGAGYANVQPHSGAQANMAVFFALLQPGDTVMGMNLTDGGHLTHGSPVNMSGKYFNIVPYGVGEDTQKIDYDALEKQAEECKPKLIVVGASAYARTIDFARTSEIAKKVGAYLMVDMAHIAGLVAAGLHPSPVPYADVVTTTTHKTLRGPRGGLILTRDAEFGKQFNKAIFPGIQGGPLMHVIAAKAVAFKEALSPEFKAYQEQIVKNAKVLAQTLIEKGFDIVSGGTDNHLMLVDLRSKNLTGKVAEKLLDDIGITANKNTIPFEPLSPFVTSGIRLGSPALTTRGFKEEDMKQVASIIAMVLDHPEDEKVHAQARELVAKLCTKYPLY, via the coding sequence ATGTCTATTCTAGATACTCTTGCAACGGTAGATCCAGAAATATCCCAAGCGATTGATAATGAATTAAATCGTCAACGCAATAAGTTGGAATTAATTGCTTCAGAAAATATTGTAAGTAAAGCAGTAATGGAAGCTCAAGGCTCTGTATTGACGAATAAATATGCGGAAGGTTACCCAGGAAAACGTTATTATGGCGGTTGTGAATGTGTAGATGTTGTTGAAGAACTTGCGATTGCCCGTGCAAAAGAATTATTTGGTGCAGGCTATGCAAACGTTCAACCTCATTCAGGTGCGCAAGCAAATATGGCGGTATTCTTTGCCTTGTTACAACCCGGTGATACAGTAATGGGAATGAACCTTACTGATGGCGGGCATTTAACACATGGAAGCCCTGTAAATATGTCAGGTAAATATTTTAATATCGTTCCTTACGGTGTTGGCGAGGATACGCAAAAAATTGACTATGATGCTTTAGAAAAACAAGCTGAAGAATGCAAACCTAAACTAATCGTTGTCGGCGCAAGCGCCTATGCAAGAACAATTGATTTTGCAAGAACAAGTGAAATTGCAAAAAAAGTTGGTGCATATCTCATGGTAGATATGGCGCATATTGCAGGTTTAGTTGCAGCCGGACTTCATCCAAGTCCAGTACCTTATGCTGATGTAGTAACAACGACTACGCATAAAACTTTACGTGGCCCTCGTGGCGGTCTCATTTTAACAAGAGATGCTGAATTTGGGAAACAATTCAATAAAGCGATTTTTCCAGGAATTCAAGGTGGTCCATTAATGCATGTAATTGCAGCAAAAGCAGTTGCTTTTAAAGAAGCATTAAGCCCTGAATTTAAAGCTTATCAAGAACAAATTGTTAAGAATGCGAAAGTTTTAGCTCAAACCTTAATTGAAAAAGGTTTTGATATCGTATCTGGTGGTACAGATAATCATCTAATGCTTGTCGATTTGCGCAGCAAAAATTTAACAGGTAAAGTTGCTGAAAAATTATTAGATGATATTGGAATTACAGCAAATAAAAATACAATTCCATTTGAGCCATTGAGTCCATTTGTAACAAGTGGTATACGTCTTGGCTCGCCTGCACTTACGACTCGTGGTTTTAAAGAAGAAGATATGAAACAAGTTGCAAGCATCATTGCAATGGTACTTGATCATCCGGAAGATGAAAAAGTACATGCGCAGGCGAGAGAGCTTGTAGCTAAACTTTGCACAAAGTATCCATTATATTAG
- a CDS encoding DUF1385 domain-containing protein produces the protein MTAKPTVGGQAVIEGVMMRGPEYVATAVREPSGKISVKTEKVSSITQRYPILKKPMLRGVVALGESLILGLKSLSYSAKLAGEEGEELTDREILMTMVFSLGLAIVLFVIIPTAAAKYIHSSITDPMWLNLAEGGLRMLIFLAYIYGISRLKDIQRVFQYHGAEHKTIHAYEAGEELTVENVQKHSTLHPRCGTAFLLIVMIVSIIMFAFLGWPDLWLRILSRVILLPVVAGVSYEIIKFAGHSSNTFIRLAILPGLWLQKITTNQPDDEQVEVAIQALEAVKPAPVN, from the coding sequence ATGACTGCAAAACCAACTGTCGGTGGGCAGGCCGTAATCGAGGGGGTCATGATGCGTGGCCCTGAATACGTGGCTACAGCTGTTCGCGAGCCATCAGGAAAAATAAGTGTAAAAACTGAAAAAGTTTCGTCTATAACCCAAAGGTATCCTATTTTAAAGAAACCAATGCTTCGTGGGGTTGTAGCATTAGGTGAATCGCTTATTCTAGGATTAAAGTCGCTGTCTTATTCTGCAAAACTGGCAGGGGAAGAAGGCGAAGAATTGACCGATCGTGAGATTTTGATGACGATGGTCTTCTCCCTAGGGTTGGCGATAGTTTTATTTGTAATCATTCCTACGGCGGCGGCGAAATATATTCACTCGTCTATTACTGATCCGATGTGGCTTAACCTTGCCGAAGGCGGGCTGAGAATGTTAATCTTTTTAGCTTATATTTACGGGATTTCGCGGCTGAAAGATATTCAGAGAGTCTTTCAATATCATGGTGCTGAACATAAAACGATTCATGCCTATGAAGCAGGTGAAGAACTTACTGTAGAAAATGTGCAAAAACACAGCACTTTACATCCACGCTGTGGAACTGCATTTTTATTGATTGTTATGATTGTGAGCATTATTATGTTTGCGTTTTTGGGATGGCCTGATTTGTGGTTGAGAATTCTATCACGGGTTATTTTACTACCAGTTGTTGCTGGCGTGTCTTATGAAATTATTAAATTTGCAGGACATAGCAGCAATACCTTTATTCGTCTGGCAATTTTACCTGGACTGTGGTTGCAGAAAATTACGACGAATCAGCCGGATGATGAACAGGTGGAAGTGGCGATACAAGCTTTGGAAGCAGTAAAGCCAGCACCAGTAAATTAA